From a region of the candidate division WOR-3 bacterium genome:
- a CDS encoding carboxypeptidase regulatory-like domain-containing protein codes for MRRRSRWIRLLVALAVFAASRCSWDAPRDNPLDPWLGGNISGRVLTRRATPIAGARVSVPAAGRSVQTDSDGSFDLHGLPEETAWVCITADGYSSESARVALTRGVVDTVNAYLDGLPYLQNCRLTTHVYGRGWPPEPLKFCTLTATAGDVDGASDVDSVWVEIPAIGFSQRLPYNSDEKLFMQTLRAENLPGQALDTLVGQEVRFYVADLESAVTACTLPGVTRIITDLPEPAFPSGGLDTLSSDTLFAWRRFDRGFGVRYHGQVVRIEGGNPAGVAAEFDTPDTTLLVSSAQLNSGDYYWTIEAIDGFGNSSRSAEELFYAR; via the coding sequence ATGCGTCGCCGGTCCCGCTGGATACGACTCCTTGTCGCGCTCGCGGTCTTCGCGGCGTCACGGTGCTCCTGGGACGCGCCTCGGGACAACCCCCTCGATCCGTGGCTGGGTGGCAACATCAGCGGCCGAGTGCTGACGCGACGTGCGACCCCCATAGCCGGTGCCAGGGTCAGTGTGCCGGCCGCCGGGCGTTCCGTTCAGACGGACTCCGACGGAAGCTTCGACCTGCACGGGCTGCCCGAGGAAACCGCGTGGGTCTGCATCACAGCCGACGGCTATTCGTCCGAGTCGGCCCGCGTGGCGCTGACCAGAGGAGTGGTGGACACAGTGAACGCCTATCTGGACGGCCTTCCGTACCTCCAAAACTGCAGGTTGACAACGCACGTGTACGGACGAGGCTGGCCGCCTGAGCCCCTGAAGTTCTGTACGCTGACCGCGACTGCGGGCGACGTCGATGGCGCATCGGACGTGGATTCGGTATGGGTAGAGATACCGGCCATCGGCTTCTCGCAGCGTCTCCCCTACAACTCGGATGAGAAGCTGTTCATGCAGACACTCCGGGCCGAGAACCTGCCCGGTCAAGCCTTGGACACGCTGGTCGGCCAGGAGGTACGGTTCTACGTAGCTGATCTGGAGTCGGCGGTCACGGCTTGCACCCTGCCCGGAGTAACCCGTATCATCACCGACCTGCCGGAGCCGGCTTTCCCGTCAGGGGGGCTGGATACCCTGTCCAGCGACACACTCTTTGCGTGGCGCCGGTTCGACCGCGGGTTCGGTGTGCGCTACCACGGGCAAGTAGTCCGAATTGAAGGCGGGAACCCGGCCGGCGTGGCCGCCGAGTTCGACACCCCCGACACGACTCTACTGGTTAGCTCAGCCCAACTGAATTCCGGTGATTACTACTGGACAATCGAGGCCATCGACGGATTCGGCAATTCGTCCCGGTCGGCCGAGGAGTTGTTCTATGCCCGGTGA
- a CDS encoding sigma-54-dependent Fis family transcriptional regulator, with the protein MPGDVYEALFRVSQLFNSILDPDALFGDVLDEALRTMNAERGLLLLADAETGKLAVRVARHIDGPVEEELSGVSRTVLDEVVSKKEAKVFVDAPASFPGAQSIIIAHVRSVAVAPLISRERLVGAIYVDSRTDHNVFSDDALLFLRPFASIAALAIENARLCSGLAAETGKLRSALGDWQQFPEIVGRSAAMRAVFEMMARVIPTDAPVLITGETGTGKELVARAIHYSGPRKEAAFVAVNCGAIPENLLESELFGHRKGSFTGAVTDKQGLFEAANGGTLFLDEVSDLPRPLQPKLLRALQSGEVRRVGDVETHHVNVRVMSATNRDLGQLAGEGTFREDLYYRLNVIPIELPPLRQRRDDIPLLAGHFLAASARRQNKKVAGIAKPAIDKLVNSSWPGNIRQLENTMERAVVLCSGDKLTESDIMLPQPADNGMPIEGTAAQIEKRVVLDRLKAFNGNRTRAAASLGISRRTLLNKLAEWKREDEAGQKPIPKSE; encoded by the coding sequence ATGCCCGGTGACGTCTACGAGGCCCTGTTCCGCGTCAGCCAGTTGTTCAATTCGATCCTGGATCCGGATGCGCTGTTCGGAGATGTGCTGGACGAAGCGCTCAGGACCATGAATGCCGAGCGCGGCCTGCTCCTGCTCGCCGACGCGGAAACGGGCAAGCTGGCGGTACGCGTCGCCCGACACATCGACGGCCCGGTGGAAGAGGAGCTGAGCGGGGTGTCTCGGACCGTGCTCGACGAGGTCGTATCGAAGAAAGAGGCAAAGGTCTTCGTGGACGCGCCGGCATCGTTCCCGGGCGCGCAGAGCATAATAATCGCCCATGTGCGCTCGGTAGCGGTAGCCCCGCTCATCAGCCGCGAGCGGCTGGTCGGGGCCATCTATGTGGACAGCCGCACCGACCACAACGTCTTCAGCGATGACGCGCTGCTGTTCCTGCGGCCGTTCGCCAGCATCGCCGCGCTGGCGATCGAGAACGCCCGGCTCTGCTCCGGCCTCGCCGCCGAAACCGGGAAGCTGCGTTCAGCCCTCGGTGATTGGCAGCAGTTCCCCGAGATTGTCGGCCGGAGTGCGGCCATGCGGGCCGTCTTTGAGATGATGGCCCGTGTTATCCCGACCGATGCGCCCGTGCTCATCACCGGCGAAACGGGCACGGGCAAGGAACTGGTGGCGCGGGCGATCCACTATTCCGGACCGCGCAAAGAGGCGGCTTTCGTCGCTGTGAACTGCGGCGCGATACCCGAGAACCTGCTCGAGTCCGAGCTCTTCGGGCACCGCAAGGGCTCGTTCACCGGCGCGGTGACCGACAAGCAGGGGCTGTTCGAGGCGGCGAACGGCGGCACCCTGTTCCTGGACGAAGTGTCGGACCTGCCGCGGCCGCTCCAACCCAAGCTCCTGCGCGCCCTGCAGAGCGGGGAGGTACGCCGGGTAGGTGACGTCGAGACCCACCACGTCAACGTGCGCGTGATGAGCGCGACGAACCGCGACCTCGGACAGCTTGCCGGGGAAGGTACGTTCCGTGAAGACCTATACTACCGGCTGAACGTCATCCCGATTGAGCTGCCGCCGCTGCGCCAGCGCCGCGATGACATCCCGCTTCTTGCCGGCCATTTCCTTGCGGCCAGCGCCAGGCGCCAGAACAAGAAGGTGGCCGGCATCGCCAAGCCGGCAATCGACAAGCTGGTGAACTCCTCGTGGCCGGGCAACATCCGCCAACTGGAGAATACCATGGAGCGGGCGGTGGTGCTCTGCTCGGGCGACAAGCTGACCGAGAGCGACATAATGCTCCCACAGCCCGCTGACAACGGCATGCCCATTGAGGGCACCGCCGCCCAGATCGAGAAGCGCGTGGTCCTCGACCGGCTGAAGGCGTTCAACGGCAACCGGACGCGGGCCGCGGCCAGCCTTGGCATATCGCGCCGGACCCTGCTCAACAAGCTGGCCGAGTGGAAGCGAGAAGACGAAGCAGGCCAGAAGCCAATTCCGAAATCCGAATGA